Proteins from a single region of Sordaria macrospora chromosome 7, complete sequence:
- a CDS encoding mitochondrial 37S ribosomal protein mS35: MASSANALRLGLRTCSRQTQTSSLRIAAIQRRALSATATRCEGVPVLKKEDPPKLEYTRPYSPGEFLNERLNSDDLEDSEREVYQRALTSWEQTPDDLKRSWGTMVRDIEQATAPLRRVVMPKRQTFWYEEEKDMDLITNEDGEDDFHENDIMSLGHGKLEEHREFREYARIAVWEMPLLSKYAKPFVPPTSEEVLRFRYTTYMGEFHPADRKVVVEFCPKDLRDLTEVQQRKLMKLAGPRYNPEKDIIKMSCEKFEHQAQNKRYLGDLIEKMIVAAKDPTDTFEDIPLDTRHHTFSKKITFPKEWLLTQERKKELEAARQQALLKDAEKVVKGALVDGADILKQYLESGAAEAMHAVPVTAGRGGKALPGGKGGKMQRGKR, translated from the exons ATGGCTTCCTCCGCCAATGCGCTCCGGCTCGGTCTCCGGACATGCAGCCGCCAAACACAAACATCCAGTCTCCGGATCGCCGCCATCCAGCGCCGGGCCCTTTCCGCCACCGCGACACGATGTGAAGGTGTTCCCGTACTAAAGAAGGAAGACCCTCCCAAGCTCGAGTACACCCGCCCTTACAGCCCCGGCGAGTTCCTGAACGAAAGGCTGAACTCGGACGACCTTGAGGACTCGGAGCGCGAGGTCTACCAGCGCGCCCTTACCTCGTGGGAGCAGACGCCCGATGACCTCAAGAGGAGCTGGGGTACCATGGTCAGAGATATCGAGCAGGCGACGGCGCCGCTAAGGAGGGTGGTCATGCCCAAGAGGCAAACGTTCTGgtacgaggaggagaaggacatggacctcatcaccaacgaggacggcgaggacgacTTCCACGAGAACGACATTATGAGTCTGGGCCACggcaagctggaggagcacCGCGAGTTCCGCGAGTACGCGCGCATCGCCGTCTGGGAGATGCCGCTGCTGTCCAAGTACGCCAAGCCGTTCGTGCCGCCGACGAGCGAGGAGGTCCTGCGCTTCCGCTACACCACCTACATGGGCGAGTTTCACCCCGCCGACAGGAAGGTCGTGGTTGAGTTCTGCCCCAAGGATCTCCGAGACCTCACCGAGGTCCAGCAGCGCAAGCTTATGAAGCTGGCCGGACCCCGGTACAACCCTGAGAAGGACATTATCAAGATGAGCTGCGAGAAGTTTGAGCACCAGGCCCAGAACAAGCGCTATCTCGGCGATCTGATTGAGAAGATGATTGTTGCTGCCAAG GATCCCACAGACACCTTTGAGGACATCCCTCTCGATACCCGTCACCACACTTTCAGCAAGAAGATCACTTTCCCCAAGGAGTGGCTCCTCACGCAGGAGCGCAAAAAGGAGCTTGAAGCCGCCAGGCAGCAGGCCCTCTTGAAGGATGCCGAGAAGGTTGTCAAGGGCGCCTTGGTGGATGGCGCTGATATCCTTAAGCAGTACCTGGAATctggtgctgctgaggcTATGCATGCCGTGCCTGTCACGGCGGGTCGCGGCGGCAAGGCCCTTCCCGGAGGCAAGGGTGGAAAGATGCAGCGCGGTAAGAGGTGA